Proteins from one Camelina sativa cultivar DH55 chromosome 8, Cs, whole genome shotgun sequence genomic window:
- the LOC104705589 gene encoding uncharacterized protein LOC104705589 — MMPPELQPRLFRPHITTSSGEPTVSSSSSYSPHMSPGSTRNFIDRATPTSRSNNSRFSPSSFAYNGRIAIALVPCAAFLLDLGGAPVVATLTIGLLISYIVDSLNVKFGGFLGIWMSLIAAQISFFFSSSLLSSFNSVPLGLLAAFLCAETTFLIGCWSSLQFKWLQLENPSIVVALERLLFACVPFTASSFFAWATISAVGMNNSSYYYLLFACVFYWIFAIPRVSSFKTKQEVKYHGGEIPDDSFILGQLESCFLSLNLMFMPLLFHVASHYSVVFSSAASLCDLLLLFFIPFLFQLYASTRGGLWWVTKDSHQLQSIRIVNGAIAMVIIVICLEIRVVFRSFGKYIQVPPPLNYLLVTITLLGGAAGAGASVLGMISGALSSAFFTALSVIVSSAGAIVVGFPVLFTPLPAVAGLYFARFFTKKSVPSYFAFVALGSLMVIWFVMHNYWDLNIWLAGMFLKSFCKLIVANIIIAMVIPGLVLLPSKFHFLTEAGMVAHALLLCYIEDRFFNYSSIYYYGMEDDVMYPSYMVILTSLIGLTVVRRLFADHRIGQKAVWILTCLYSAKLAMLFLSSKSIVWVSAALLLAVSPPLLLYKEKSKSASKMKPWQGYAHAVVVAVSVWFCRETIFDALQWWNGRPPTDGLLLGFCIVSIGLACIPIVALHFSHVLSAKRSLVLVVATGCMFILLQPPMPMTWSYHSDMIKAARQSADDISIYGFMASKPTWPSWLLIVSLLLMLAAATSLIPIKYVVELRAFYSIAMGLALGVYISAEFFLQAAVLHALIVVTMVCASVFVIFTHFPSASSTKLLPWVFALIVALFPVTYLLEGQVRIKNDLNDNVAWGWDTREEDKKVTTMLAIEGARTSLLGLYAAIFMLIALLIKFELTSLLRDKFSERSGQSKTQGGARGIFPTRMRLMQQRRNTSIQSFAVEKMSEEGAAWMPAVGNVATIMCFAICVILNLHLSGGSSQAIFFLAPILLLLNQDSDLLSGFGDKQRYFPVTVAISTYLALSSLYTVWEEVWFGGNAGWGVEIGGREWFFAVKNLALLIVTAPGHIIFNRYVWSYTTKHTDASPMLTVPLSFAAVIITDVFQVRILGVLGIVYSAAQYVISRQQYMKGLRYI, encoded by the exons ATGATGCCACCGGAGCTACAGCCGCGGCTGTTCCGGCCGCATATAACCACTTCATCCGGTGAACCTActgtatcctcctcctcctcttactCCCCTCATATGAGCCCTGGCTCCACCAGAAACTTCATCGATCGAGCTACTCCTACTTCGAGATCCAACAACTCTCGATTCTCTCCGTCTTCCTTCGCTTACAATGGACGGATCGCAATTGCTCTCGTCCCATGCGCCGCCTTCCTCCTCGACCTCGGCGGCGCTCCGGTTGTCGCTACCCTCACAATTGGCCTCCTTATCTCCTACATCGTCGATTCTCTCAATGTCAAATTCGGAGGCTTCCTCGGTATATGGATGTCGCTGATCGCTGCTcagatctccttcttcttctcttcttctctcttatccTCGTTCAATTCAGTTCCTCTCGGCTTGCTCGCGGCTTTTCTCTGCGCGGAGACTACGTTCCTCATTGGTTGCTGGTCCTCGCTCCAATTCAAATGGCTTCAGCTGGAGAATCCTTCAATTGTTGTCGCTCTGGAGCGTCTCTTGTTCGCCTGCGTCCCATTCACCGCCTCTTCGTTTTTCGCATGGGCTACCATCTCTGCCGTTGGGATGAACAACTCTTCGTACTATTACCTCTTGTTCGCATGCGTCTTCTATTGGATTTTCGCTATTCCGAGGGTTTCTTCGTTCAAGACCAAGCAGGAAGTTAAGTATCATGGAGGAGAGATCCCTGATGATAGCTTTATCCTTGGACAGCTCGAGAGCTGTTTCCTTTCGCTGAATTTGATGTTTATGCCGCTTCTGTTTCACGTGGCGTCACATTACTCTGTGGTTTTCTCATCAGCTGCTTCACTTTGTGATTTGCTGCTTTTGTTCTTTATCCCTTTCTTGTTCCAGCTCTATGCTTCGACAAGAGGTGGTCTATGGTGGGTTACCAAGGATTCCCATCAGCTGCAGAGCATTCGGATTGTGAATGGGGCCATTGCCATGGTCATTATTGTGATCTGTTTGGAGATTAGAGTTGTTTTCCGCTCTTTTGGGAAGTATATTCAAGTGCCCCCTCCATTGAACTACCTTTTGGTGACCATAACACTGCTTGGAGGTGCTGCTGGCGCTGGTGCTTCTGTTCTTGGAATGATCTCGGGTGCTCTTAGCTCAGCCTTTTTCACAGCTTTGTCTGTGATCGTGAGTTCTGCTGGAGCTATTGTTGTAGGATTTCCAGTTCTG TTTACTCCGCTTCCTGCAGTCGCTGGGCTTTATTTTGCTCGGttttttacaaagaaaagtGTGCCCTCTTACTTTGCATTTGTTGCCCTTGGAAGCTTAATGGTTATATGGTTCGTCATGCATAATTATTGGGATTTAAACATATGGTTAGCCGGCATGTTCCTCAAATCATTCTGTAAGCTAATAGTGGCTAACATTATCATAGCCATGGTGATTCCtggtcttgttcttcttccatcAAAATTTCACTTCTTGACTGAAGCTGGTATGGTGGCCCATGCATTATTGCTATGTTACATCGAAGACCGCTTTTTCAATTACTCAAGCATATACTATTATGGAATGGAAGATGATGTGATGTACCCCAGCTACATGGTTATCTTGACGTCGCTAATAGGATTGACTGTGGTGAGAAGACTATTTGCTGACCACCGAATTGGACAAAAGGCAGTCTGGATCTTGACCTGTCTTTATTCAGCAAAGTTGGCTATGCTCTTCCTATCATCGAAATCAATTGTATGGGTGTCTGCAGCTCTATTGCTGGCTGTTTCCCCTCCCCTCCTGCTATACAA GGAGAAGTCGAAATCTGCCTCTAAAATGAAACCATGGCAAGGTTATGCTCATGCCGTAGTGGTTGCTGTCTCTGTTTGGTTTTGCCGGGAAACAATATTTGATGCTCTGCAGTGGTGGAATGGAAGACCTCCTACTGATGGTTTGCTTCTTGGTTTCTGCATCGTTTCAATTGGTCTGGCCTGTATACCAATTGTTGCCCTCCACTTTTCGCATGTCTTG TCAGCTAAAAGAAGCTTGGTATTAGTAGTGGCAACTGGATGCATGTTTATTCTGTTGCAGCCACCGATGCCTATGACGTGGAGTTACCATTCAGACATGATCAAGGCCGCTCGCCAGTCTGCTGATGACATCTCCATCTATGGATTCATGGCATCCAAACCGACTTGGCCGTCTTGGTTGCTTATTGTGTCACTCCTGTTGATGCTTGCTGCTGCCACATCTCTTATCCCAATCAAATATGTGGTAGAACTGAGAGCTTTTTATTCCATTGCCATGGGTTTAGCTCTGGGTGTTTACATATCTGCAGAGTTCTTTCTACAAGCTGCTGTTTTACACGCCCTGATCGTTGTAACAATGGTGTGTGCCTCAGTTTTTGTCATCTTCACCCATTTCCCATCTGCCTCAAGCACAAAGCTGCTTCCCTGGGTGTTTGCTCTTATCGTGGCTCTTTTTCCCGTGACATATTTGTTAGAAGGGCAAGTCAGAATTAAAAACGATCTCAACGATAATGTTGCCTGGGGTTGGGACACAAGGGAGGAGGATAAGAAAGTCACAACTATGTTGGCCATTGAAGGTGCAAGAACATCTCTTCTAGGTCTTTATGCAGCGATATTTATGCTTATAGCTCTCCTGATTAAGTTTGAGCTCACTTCACTTTTGCGTGATAAATTCTCTGAGAGGAGTGGTCAATCAAAAACCCAAGGCGGTGCCAGAGGAATATTCCCGACACGAATGAGGTTGATGCAGCAACGCCGAAACACCTCGATCCAAAGCTTTGCAGTAGAGAAAATGTCAGAAGAGGGAGCGGCATGGATGCCTGCGGTTGGTAACGTCGCCACAATCATGTGCTTTGCCATATGCGTAATCCTCAACCTCCACCTGTCAGGCGGCTCAAGCCAAGCGATATTCTTCCTGGCTCCAATCTTACTTCTCCTGAACCAAGACTCTGATCTCTTATCCGGGTTTGGTGATAAACAGAGATACTTCCCAGTTACAGTAGCCATATCAACATACTTGGCACTATCCTCTCTTTACACTGTTTGGGAAGAAGTTTGGTTCGGTGGAAACGCAGGTTGGGGAGTAGAAATTGGAGGCCGTGAATGGTTTTTTGCAGTGAAGAACCTGGCTCTCTTAATAGTCACAGCACCAGGTCACATTATATTCAACAGGTACGTGTGGAGTTACACCACTAAACACACAGACGCGTCACCGATGCTGACCGTGCCACTTAGCTTTGCAGCCGTGATAATAACAGACGTGTTTCAAGTTCGGATTCTGGGAGTTTTAGGAATTGTTTACTCTGCGGCTCAGTATGTGATATCTAGGCAGCAATATATGAAAGGACTGAGGTATATTTAG
- the LOC104705588 gene encoding protein NRT1/ PTR FAMILY 6.1-like, which produces MVASEIKSPLSFEQGTPGGCSSSSVHHRKQLSVFFIESDNRRLALGRGYTGGTTPVNIHGKPITNLSKTGGWVAAFFIFGNEMAERMAYFGLSVNMVAFMFYVMHRPFESSSNAVNNFLGISQASSVLGGFLADAYLGRYWTIAIFTTMYLVGLIGITLGASLKMFVPNQSNCGQLALLLGNCEAAKSWQMLYLYTVLYITGFGAAGIRPCVSSFGADQFDEKSKDYKTHLDRFFNFFYLSVTLGAIIAFTLVVYVQMELGWGMAFGTLATAMGISNALFFAGTPLYRHRLPGGSPLTRVAQVLVAAFRKRNADFTSSEYIGLYEVPGLKSAINGSRKIPHSDDFIWLDKAALQLKEDGLEPSPWKLCTVTQVEEVKILIRLIPIPACTIMLSLVLTEYLTLSVQQAYTLNTHIQHLKLPVTCMPVFPGLSIFLILSLYYSVFVPITRRITGNPHGASQLQRVGIGLAVSIISVAWAGLFENYRRHYAIQHGFEFNFLTQMPDLTAYWLLIQYCLIGIAEVFCIVGLLEFLYEEAPDAMKSIGSAYAALAGGLGCFAATILNNIVKAATRDSDGKSWLSQNINTGKFDCLYWLLTLLSFLNFCVFLWSAHRYKYRAVESEEDKSRALL; this is translated from the exons ATGGTTGCTTCGGAGATCAAATCCCCTCTGAGTTTCGAGCAAGGTACGCCGGGAGGATGTTCTAGCTCGTCTGTGCATCATAGGAAGCAGTTGAGTGTGTTCTTCATAGAATCAGACAACAGACGTCTTGCTCTTGGTCGTGGCTATACCGGAGGAACCACTCCGGTTAATATTCATGGCAAACCCATCACTAATCTCTCCAAAACCGGTGGTTGGGTTGCAGCTTTTTTCATTTTCG GAAATGAAATGGCAGAGAGAATGGCTTATTTCGGACTATCAGTGAACATGGTAGCGTTCATGTTCTACGTAATGCATAGGCCTTTTGAGAGTTCTTCAAACGCAGTCAACAACTTCCTCGGCATCTCTCAAGCCTCCTCTGTTCTCGGTGGCTTCTTAGCTGATGCTTACTTGGGGAGATACTGGACTATCGCCATCTTCACTACCATGTATCTTGTC GGGTTGATAGGAATAACATTGGGGGCAAGTTTGAAGATGTTCGTACCAAACCAGAGCAACTGTGGCCAGTTAGCATTACTCTTAGGAAATTGTGAAGCAGCCAAATCCTGGCAAATGCTTTATCTCTACACGGTTCTCTACATAACAGGATTCGGTGCTGCTGGTATAAGGCCATGTGTTTCCTCATTTGGTGCAGACCAGTTTGATGAGAAGAGTAAAGACTATAAGACACATTTAGACCgtttcttcaacttcttctatCTATCAGTCACTTTAGGCGCAATCATTGCCTTCACTTTGGTGGTGTATGTTCAAATGGAACTTGGTTGGGGTATGGCCTTTGGCACATTGGCCACGGCTATGGGGATTTCTAATGCTTTGTTCTTTGCTGGTACACCGCTTTATCGGCATAGGTTGCCTGGTGGTAGTCCCTTGACAAGGGTCGCTCAGGTCTTAGTTGCTGCTTTCCGCAAACGAAATGCAGATTTTACAAGCAGTGAGTACATTGGTTTGTACGAGGTCCCTGGCTTGAAATCTGCTATTAATGGCAGTCGTAAAATCCCTCATTCCGATGATTTCAT ATGGCTAGACAAGGCGGCGCTTCAGTTGAAAGAAGACGGATTAGAGCCATCTCCATGGAAGCTATGCACAGTAACACAAGTGGAGGAAGTCAAGATTCTGATCAGATTGATTCCAATCCCAGCATGCACTATAATGTTGAGTCTGGTCCTCACAGAGTATCTTACACTCTCAGTGCAACAAGCTTATACACTCAACACACACATTCAACACCTCAAGCTTCCAGTGACGTGCATGCCTGTCTTCCCAGGCCTTAGCATTTTCCTCATTCTCTCCCTATATTACTCTGTGTTCGTCCCTATCACAAGAAGAATCACTGGCAATCCCCATGGTGCTTCCCAGCTTCAAAGAGTGGGGATAGGGCTAGCAGTTTCTATCATATCAGTAGCTTGGGCTGGACTGTTTGAGAACTACAGGAGACACTACGCGATACAACATGGTTTCGAGTTCAACTTTTTGACCCAAATGCCTGATCTAACCGCGTACTGGTTATTAATCCAGTACTGTCTCATCGGAATCGCAGAGGTCTTCTGCATCGTAGGGCTATTGGAGTTCCTTTACGAAGAAGCTCCCGATGCTATGAAGAGTATTGGTTCGGCTTACGCTGCTTTAGCAGGCGGGTTAGGGTGCTTTGCTGCCACCATTTTGAACAATATCGTCAAGGCTGCGACTCGGGACTCAGATGGGAAATCGTGGTTGTCGCAGAACATAAACACGGGGAAATTTGACTGTTTGTACTGGCTGCTCACGCTTCTCAGCTTTTTGAATTTCTGTGTTTTCCTTTGGTCAGCTCATAGGTACAAGTACAGGGCTGTTGAGTCTGAGGAAGACAAGAGTAGAGCACTTCTATAA
- the LOC104705590 gene encoding peptidyl-prolyl cis-trans isomerase FKBP19, chloroplastic yields MASISSFGYLPQSTALTGASSTTRCRTSVAARLGDQSDEFSPIRSTSGNCGCVHITGEFDRRKLLVSSVGLLIGAFAYDAKDGDFSAASQFADMPALKGKDYGKTKMKYPDYTETQSGLQYKDLRLGTGPTAKKGDKVVVDWDGYTIGYYGRIFEARNKTKGGSFEGDDKEFFKFTLGSNEVIPAFEEAVSGMALGGVRRIIVPPELGYPDNDYNKSGPRPMTFSGQRALDFVLRNQGLIDKTLLFDVELLKIVPN; encoded by the exons ATGGCGTCAATTTCATCATTTGGCTACCTCCCTCAATCCACAGCGCTCACCGGAGCTTCCTCCACCACT AGATGCCGGACGAGTGTGGCTGCACGATTAGGCGACCAATCAGATGAATTCTCTCCTATTCGCTCAACCA gtGGGAATTGTGGGTGTGTTCATATCACTGGAGAGTTTGATCGCAGaaaattgttggtttcttctgTTGGTTTGTTGATTGGAGCCTTTGCATACGATGCTAAAGATGGAGACTTTTCAGCAGCTTCCCAATTCGCTGACA TGCCAGCGCTTAAAGGAAAAGATTAtggcaaaacaaaaatgaagtaTCCCGATTATACAGAAACACAGTCTGGTCTTCAGTATAAG GATTTGCGACTAGGAACTGGGCCTACAGCAAAGAAGGGTGACAAAGTTGTG GTTGACTGGGATGGTTACACAATAGGTTACTATGGCCGCATATTTGAAGCTcgtaataaaacaaaagggGGTTCTTTTGAG GGGGACGATAAGGAATTCTTCAAATTTACCTTGGGATCGAATGAG GTGATACCTGCTTTTGAGGAGGCTGTCTCTGGGATGGCTCTCGGTGGTGTCAGAAG GATAATTGTACCACCAGAACTAGGATACCCGGATAATGACTACAACAAGAGTGGGCCGAGGCCGATGACTTTCTCT GGACAACGTGCACTAGATTTTGTGCTGAGGAACCAAGGGCTCATAGACAAGACACTTCTCTTTGATGTTGAACTCCTCAAAATTGTACCCAACTGA
- the LOC104705591 gene encoding uncharacterized protein LOC104705591 has product MASNNMASNVVIWDQDTCQIPSGVEASSVSMAIQKVLRNSGFHGKIEIITSFHRSKSSADTLKAIEKSGITYEESKFVDKDAANMVLKLALYKWTKQNRIPANVFMISGDGGFLEEVNTLKHLGYQVHWSYRPDSVNDAISHSIDPKLSWYSLVRGLGFWDLVLSLSSVASS; this is encoded by the exons ATGGCGTCGAATAATATGGCTAGCAACGTGGTGATATGGGACCAGGACACCTGTCAGATACCCAGTGGTGTTGAAGCTTCATCTGTATCAATGGCGATTCAAAAGGTTCTGAGGAATTCGGGATTTCATGGTAAAATAGAGATTATCACGAGCTTCCACCGATCAAAGTCATCTGCAGACACCCTCAAAGCCATCGAGAAGAGTGGAATTACATACGAAGAAAGCAAATTTG TGGATAAAGATGCGGCGAACATGGTTCTGAAACTGGCTTTGTATAAATGGACAAAGCAAAATAGGATTCCAGCAAATGTATTCATGATTTCAGGGGATGGTGGGTTTCTGGAAGAGGTCAATACCTTAAAACATTTGGGCTATCAGGTACACTGGTCTTATCGACCAGACTCGGTTAACGACGCGATTAGCCACTCAATCGACCCAAAGCTGTCTTGGTATTCTTTGGTAAGAGGACTTGGTTTTTGGGATCTGGTTCTTTCTTTGAGTAGTGTTGCATCATCTTGA
- the LOC104705593 gene encoding uncharacterized protein LOC104705593 yields MATISNLANLTRAPCLDSKSSSSGSVLPRSSISFRTLNAKLSSSHLSLRYNQQSRPSLFVRCSVSGGNGTAGKRTPLHDLYEKEGQSPWYDNLCRPVTDLLPLIARGVRGVTSNPAIFQKAISTSNAYNDQFRTLVESGKDIESAYWELVVKDIQDACKLFESIYDETDGADGYVSVEVSPRLADDTQGTVEAAKYLQKVVDRRNVYIKIPATAPCIPSIRDVIAAGISVNVTLIFSIARYEAVIDAYLDGLEASGLDDLSRVTSVASFFVSRVDTLMDKMLEQIGTPEALDLRGKAAVAQAALAYKLYQKKFSGPRWEALVKKGAKKQRLLWASTSVKNPAYSDTLYVAPLIGPDTVSTMPDQALEAFADHGIVKRTIDANVSEAEGVYSALEKLGIDWNKVGEQLEDEGVDSFKKSFESLLGTLQEKANTLKLASH; encoded by the exons atggcaacCATTTCGAATCTCGCTAATCTTACCCGCGCACCTTGTCTCGACTCCAAATCTTCCTCTTCAGGTTCTGTCTTGCCCAGATCCTCCATCAGTTTCCGCACTTTGAACGCAAAGCTTTCATCTTCTCACCTTTCCCTTCGTTATAATCAACAATCAAGACCTTCCCTCTT TGTGAGGTGTTCAGTCTCTGGTGGAAACGGAACAGCTGGAAAAAGAACACCTCTTCACGATCTATACGAGAAGGAAGGTCAGAGTCCTTGGTATGATAATCTATGCCGTCCAGTCACAGATCTTCTACCCTTGATTGCTCGTGGTGTTAGAGGCGTTACTAGCAACCCTGCT ATCTTCCAGAAAGCTATTTCCACTTCAAATGCTTATAATGATCAATTCAG GACACTTGTTGAATCCGGGAAGGACATTGAAAGCGCGTATTGGGAACTTGTGGTGAAGGATATTCAGGATGCGTGCAAGCTTTTTGAGTCAATCTATGATGAGACAGATGGTGCGGATGGCTATGTCTCTGTTGAAGTTTCACCTAGGCTTGCTGATGATACCCAAGGCACTGTTGAAGCTGCTAAATATCTTCAAAAGGTTGTGGACCGTCGTAATGTCTACATTAAGATTCCTGCTACTGCTCCATGTATTCCTTCCATCAGGGATGTCATTGCAGCTGGGATAAGTGTCAATGTCACG CTTATATTCTCAATCGCCAGATATGAAGCAGTGATTGATGCATATTTGGATGGCCTCGAGGCTTCTGGACTTGATGACCTTTCAAGAGTTACCAGTGTTGCTTCCTTCTTTGTTAGTCGGGTGGATACTCTCATGGACAAGATGCTTGAGCAAATTGGAACCCCAGAAGCTCTAGATCTCCGTGGGAAG GCTGCTGTGGCTCAAGCTGCGTTAGCATACAAGCTGTACCAGAAGAAATTCTCTGGCCCAAGATGGGAAGCTTTGGTTAAGAAAGGTGCCAAGAAGCAGAGGCTTCTCTGGGCATCAACAAGTGTTAAGAACCCAGCTTACTCCGACACCTTATATGTGGCTCCTCTCATCGGACCTGACACT GTGTCAACCATGCCGGATCAAGCACTGGAAGCATTCGCAGATCATGGAATCGTGAAGAGGACAATAGATGCGAATGTATCAGAAGCAGAAGGGGTATACAGTGCACTAGAGAAGCTGGGAATAGACTGGAACAAGGTAGGAGAACAGTTGGAAGATGAAGGAGTAGATTCGTTCAAGAAGAGTTTCGAGAGTCTGCTCGGTACTCTGCAAGAGAAGGCCAACACCCTCAAACTAGCCAGCCATTGA
- the LOC104705594 gene encoding cytochrome b-c1 complex subunit Rieske-4, mitochondrial-like, whose product MLRVAGRRLFSVSQRSSTATSFVVSRDLTLSDGGADSASAPRSVPSADLSSFNSYQRSLIRGFSSQVLAQGNEIGFGSEVPATVEAVKTPNSKIVYDDHNHERYPPGDPSKRAFAYFVLSGGRFVYASVIRLLVLKLVVSMSASKDVLALASLEVDLGSIEPGTTVTVKWRGKPVFIRRRTEDDIKLANSVDVGSLRDPQEDSVRVKNPEWLVVVGVCTHLGCIPLPNAGDYGGWFCPCHGSHYDISGRIRKGPAPYNLEVPTYSFLEENKLLIG is encoded by the exons ATGTTGAGAGTTGCAGGGAGGAgacttttctctgtttctcagaGATCTTCGACTGCGACCTCCTTCGTCGTCTCCCGAGACCTTACCCTTTCCGATGGAGGAGCCGACTCCGCTTCAGCTCCCAGATCCGTCCCATCTGCAGATCTCTCATCTTTCAATTCTTACCAACGGAGCCTTATCAGAG gTTTCTCTTCCCAAGTTCTTGCTCAAGGAAATGAGATAGGTTTTGGTTCGGAAGTCCCAGCCACCGTGGAAGCTGTCAAAACACCTAACTCAAAGATTGTTTATGACGACCATAACCATGAGCGTTACCCACCTGGTGACCCCAGCAAGCGGGCATTCGCCTATTTTGTCTTGTCGGGTGGGAGGTTTGTTTATGCCTCTGTTATCCGTCTTCTTGTTCTGAAGCTGGTTGTGAGCATGTCTGCAAGTAAGGATGTCCTTGCCCTTGCATCCCTCGAGGTTGACCTTGGGAGCATCGAACCAGGAACAACTGTTACAGTCAAGTGGCGTGGAAAGCCCGTCTTCATCAGGCGAAGAACAGAAGATGACATCAAACTGGCCAATAGCGTGGATGTTGGATCCCTGAGGGACCCACAAGAAGACTCTGTCAGGGTCAAGAACCCAGAATGGTTAGTCGTGGTTGGAGTCTGCACTCATTTGGGATGCATCCCTTTGCCTAATGCTGGTGATTATGGAGGTTGGTTTTGTCCGTGTCACGGTTCGCATTATGATATCTCTGGAAGAATTAGGAAAGGTCCTGCACCATACAACCTGGAAGTACCAACCTACAGCTTCCTGGAAGAGAATAAGTTACTCATTGGTTGA
- the LOC104705595 gene encoding cytochrome b-c1 complex subunit Rieske-4, mitochondrial-like encodes MLRVAGRRLLSVSQRSSTATSFVLSRDHTLSDGGNSSSAPRSVPSADLSSFSSYHRSLVRGFSSQVLAQGNEIGFGSEVPATVEAVKAPNSKIVYDDHNHERYPPGDPSKRAFAYFVLSGGRFVYASVIRLLVLKLVVSMSASKDVLALASLEVDLGSIEPGTTVTVKWRGKPVFIRRRTEDDIKLANSVDVGSLRDPQEDSIRVKNPEWLIVVGVCTHLGCIPLPNAGDYGGWFCPCHGSHYDISGRIRKGPAPYNLEVPTYSFLEENKLLIG; translated from the exons ATGCTGCGAGTAGCAGGAAGGAGGCTTTTGTCTGTTTCGCAGAGATCTTCGACTGCGACCTCCTTCGTCCTCTCCCGTGACCATACCCTTTCCGATGGCGGTAACTCCTCTTCCGCACCTAGATCTGTCCCCTCTGCGGATCTCTCGTCTTTCAGTTCTTACCACCGGAGCCTTGTCAGAG GTTTCTCTTCCCAAGTTCTTGCTCAAGGAAATGAGATAGGTTTTGGTTCGGAAGTCCCAGCCACCGTGGAAGCTGTCAAGGCACCTAACTCAAAGATTGTGTATGACGACCATAACCATGAGCGTTACCCACCTGGTGACCCCAGCAAGCGGGCATTCGCCTATTTTGTCTTGTCGGGTGGGAGGTTTGTTTATGCCTCTGTTATCCGTCTTCTTGTTCTGAAGCTGGTTGTGAGCATGTCTGCAAGTAAGGATGTCCTTGCCCTTGCATCCCTCGAGGTTGACCTTGGGAGCATCGAACCAGGAACAACTGTTACAGTCAAGTGGCGTGGAAAGCCCGTCTTCATCAGGCGAAGAACAGAAGATGACATCAAACTGGCCAATAGCGTGGATGTTGGATCCCTGAGGGACCCACAAGAAGACTCTATTAGGGTCAAGAACCCAGAATGGTTAATCGTGGTTGGAGTCTGCACTCATTTGGGGTGCATCCCCTTGCCTAATGCTGGTGATTACGGCGGTTGGTTTTGTCCGTGTCATGGTTCGCATTATGATATCTCTGGAAGAATTCGGAAAGGTCCTGCACCATACAACCTGGAAGTACCGACGTACAGCTTCTTGGAAGAGAATAAGTTACTCATTGGTTAA
- the LOC104705596 gene encoding ATP synthase subunit O, mitochondrial-like, translating into MALANRFRSGISFFKNISISDSVSSARSNPHGGSLFPALRSYATASAQSTANVKVPIALVGENGNFASWLYIAAVKMNSLEKIESDLSEMIEAMKTAPTFAQFTKDPSVPRATRLAAIRDACDQAKFAEPTKNFLSLLAENGKLKNLDAIVKKFMQLTNAHRGDIKVLVTTVMPLPPAEEKELRETLQEIIGEGKKVTVEQKIDPSIYGGLIVEFQQKVLDMSIRTRAQQMERLLREPVDFTNL; encoded by the exons atggcTTTGGCTAATCGTTTCAGATCAGGGATCTCCTTCTTCAAGAACATCTCCATTTCTGATTCTGTCTCCTCCGCTAGATCCAATCCCCATGGAGGCTCGCTTTTCCCTGCG TTGAGAAGCTATGCAACTGCTTCGGCTCAATCAACCGCTAACGTTAAG GTGCCTATAGCTTTAGTTGGTGAAAATGGCAACTTTGCTTCATGGCTATACATTGCAGCTGTGAAAATGAATTCCTTGGAAAAGATTGAGTCCGATCTTTCTGAGATGATTGAGGCAATGAAGACAGCTCCTACTTTTGCTCAGTTTACAAAGGACCCCTCTGTTCCTAGAGCGACAAGACTGGCTGCTATTAGGGATGCTTGTGATCAGGCAAAGTTTGCTGAACCGACCAAGAACTTCCTCT CTTTGTTAGCTGAGAATGGAAAGCTGAAGAACCTAGATGCCATCGTGAAGAAGTTTATGCAGCTGACAAACGCACATAGGGGAGATATCAAAGTTTTGGTTACCACAGTCATG CCGCTTCCCCCTGCTGAGGAGAAGGAACTGAGGGAGACACTCCAAGAGATCATTGGAGAAGGGAAAAAAGTAACTGTGGAACAAAAG ATTGATCCAAGCATCTACGGTGGGCTAATCGTAGAGTTCCAACAAAAGGTGTTGGACATGTCAATCAGGACAAGGGCACAGCAGATGGAGAGGCTCCTCCGTGAACCTGTGGACTTCACCAACCTCTGA